A single window of Schistosoma mansoni strain Puerto Rico chromosome 7, complete genome DNA harbors:
- a CDS encoding putative alpha-1 adrenergic receptor: protein MIFSIATLFGNSLVVLSVIRERSLRNATNWFIVSLAIADISLAILVMPLATWLELVGCLIWFITLKNILRVGRVHISLRKINELAGIND, encoded by the exons atgATATTTTCAATTGCTACATTATTTGGTAATTCATTAGTTGTATTAAGTGTAATACGTGAACGTTCATTAAGAAATGCAACTAATTGGTTTATAGTTAGTTTAGCTATAGCTGATATTAGTTTAGCAATATTAGTAATGCCATTAGCTACATGGTTAGAA CTAGTTGGTTGCCTCATATGGTTTATCACACTTAAAAATATATTGAGAGTTGGGCGTGTTCATATTTCATTACGTAAAATTAATGAGTTGGCAGGTATTAATGATTGA